A DNA window from Mariprofundus aestuarium contains the following coding sequences:
- the recO gene encoding DNA repair protein RecO: protein MAENQDQALLLRRIPYGDTSLICHFLTAHHGRIAVMARGARRPRSPFRASLEPLCSLQISWRPGRTGMGMLTDIQRGQSLLEASQSLDGLELIAIASRLFQEGDPHGFEETVSALSFLAARKQQQGLLAAVWHMLDLAGWLGNLFHCWQCGDEVAGSMSWQHGHLLCENCLQDGGNRMPVSAGLRKSIAGVLEGCNIQLSVENVSTWREIIRLVLKEHGLKATDSFKAQY, encoded by the coding sequence GTGGCCGAAAATCAGGATCAAGCGCTTCTCTTAAGAAGAATACCCTATGGCGATACCTCGCTAATCTGTCATTTTTTGACAGCACATCATGGACGCATTGCCGTTATGGCAAGAGGGGCAAGGCGCCCCAGAAGCCCTTTCAGGGCGTCGCTTGAGCCGCTTTGTTCGCTGCAGATCAGCTGGCGACCCGGCCGCACCGGCATGGGAATGCTCACTGATATTCAGCGCGGCCAAAGTCTACTGGAGGCCTCGCAGTCGCTGGATGGACTGGAACTAATTGCCATTGCATCGCGGCTGTTTCAGGAGGGTGATCCGCACGGGTTTGAGGAGACGGTCTCAGCCCTGAGTTTTCTGGCAGCGCGTAAACAGCAGCAGGGATTGCTGGCGGCAGTATGGCATATGCTTGATCTGGCTGGTTGGCTTGGTAATTTATTCCACTGCTGGCAGTGCGGAGATGAGGTGGCTGGCAGCATGAGCTGGCAGCATGGACATCTGCTTTGTGAGAACTGTCTGCAGGATGGTGGAAATCGCATGCCGGTATCAGCAGGCTTGCGTAAGTCGATTGCAGGGGTGCTGGAGGGGTGCAATATTCAGCTCTCTGTAGAGAATGTTAGTACATGGCGGGAAATTATCCGGCTGGTACTGAAAGAGCACGGCTTGAAAGCCACGGATAGTTTTAAAGCCCAATATTAA
- the acpS gene encoding holo-ACP synthase yields the protein MAIVGIGTDRVVIARIASSIERFGDRFIQRVYTAAEIDQARAKGNVARRLAMLFAAKEAASKALGTGFRHGIRLQDIETIHQSSGKPEITLHGVAASMAADLGIETVHLSLTDDDGIAMAFAIAEGGHHA from the coding sequence ATGGCGATTGTAGGCATCGGCACCGACCGGGTAGTCATTGCCCGCATTGCATCCTCGATTGAGCGGTTCGGGGATCGTTTTATCCAGCGCGTCTATACCGCGGCGGAGATAGATCAGGCTAGAGCCAAGGGTAATGTTGCGCGCAGGCTGGCTATGCTCTTTGCTGCCAAGGAGGCTGCATCCAAGGCGCTGGGTACAGGCTTCCGCCACGGTATCAGGCTGCAGGATATCGAAACGATTCATCAGTCATCCGGTAAGCCCGAGATTACCCTGCACGGCGTAGCTGCCAGTATGGCGGCTGATCTTGGTATTGAAACAGTTCACCTGTCACTGACAGATGATGATGGCATCGCCATGGCCTTTGCTATTGCAGAGGGTGGTCATCACGCTTAA
- a CDS encoding VanZ family protein — MVITLKPIRPIGHAWFWGLLLTCYCGLIFYLSSRSMLPVPDLFSMQDKLIHAAAYALMALLFWNAGRNYVTAHSHFTLEKLLLVTVVFCALYGASDEWHQSFVAGRDASLFDWLADTLGALLLTLTLWRREAGVLERE, encoded by the coding sequence GTGGTCATCACGCTTAAACCGATCAGGCCGATTGGTCACGCCTGGTTCTGGGGGCTGTTGCTGACCTGTTATTGTGGCCTGATCTTCTACCTCTCCAGTCGATCCATGTTGCCGGTTCCTGATCTTTTCAGTATGCAGGACAAGCTGATTCATGCGGCTGCATATGCTCTGATGGCCTTGCTGTTCTGGAATGCTGGCAGAAATTATGTCACTGCTCATTCACATTTCACCCTTGAAAAACTTCTTCTGGTGACTGTTGTTTTTTGTGCCTTGTACGGTGCCAGCGATGAGTGGCATCAGTCGTTTGTGGCTGGTCGTGACGCCAGCCTGTTTGACTGGCTGGCCGACACACTCGGGGCTCTGCTATTGACACTTACCCTTTGGAGAAGAGAGGCTGGGGTATTAGAACGCGAGTAA
- a CDS encoding pyridoxine 5'-phosphate synthase translates to MNLGVNIDHIATIRQARGTSYPDPLDAVPVCMAGGAGSITAHLREDRRHIQDHDIERLAAIDGLHLNMEMGATDEMVAICERLKPAACCLVPEKREELTTEGGLDVVGHQERLTGIVGRLSAAGVRVSMFIDPIPAQIRASREIGAAVVELHTGHYANLTGEAQAKELMALTEGAKLARELGLIVHAGHGLTVENTPAICAIPEVEELNIGHAIIADAVFKGLHQAVADFRAVMVR, encoded by the coding sequence ATCAATCTTGGTGTAAATATCGATCACATTGCCACAATCAGGCAGGCACGCGGCACAAGTTATCCCGATCCGCTGGATGCGGTCCCGGTCTGTATGGCAGGTGGTGCCGGCAGCATTACCGCACACTTGCGCGAGGATCGTCGTCATATTCAGGATCATGATATTGAGCGGCTTGCCGCTATTGATGGCCTGCACCTGAACATGGAGATGGGGGCGACCGACGAGATGGTGGCAATCTGTGAGCGCTTGAAGCCCGCAGCCTGCTGTCTGGTACCTGAAAAGCGTGAAGAGTTGACCACTGAAGGTGGTCTCGATGTTGTTGGTCATCAGGAAAGGCTGACAGGCATTGTCGGGCGCTTGTCGGCGGCAGGCGTGCGCGTATCGATGTTTATTGATCCGATTCCTGCCCAGATTAGGGCAAGCAGGGAGATCGGTGCGGCGGTGGTTGAGCTGCACACGGGCCATTATGCGAACCTGACAGGCGAGGCGCAGGCCAAAGAGTTAATGGCACTCACCGAGGGTGCGAAACTGGCCAGAGAGCTTGGTCTGATTGTGCATGCAGGTCACGGGCTGACGGTTGAGAATACACCGGCGATCTGTGCCATTCCCGAGGTTGAGGAGCTTAATATCGGCCATGCCATTATTGCCGATGCAGTTTTCAAAGGGTTGCATCAGGCGGTAGCCGATTTCAGGGCGGTCATGGTTCGCTAA